A section of the Gloeobacter violaceus PCC 7421 genome encodes:
- a CDS encoding DUF790 family protein encodes MLPGDLLIHTYRGEAIVPRRLGLERYYLQMAGELIEAFRAAHGQPQAELDRSVAELESDHPDYRVRRGLVHLLKSLCTFEVVSPIDPQCLRSRVYALAAKQAPGEHHTAQCLEQIAEILSAELGKPVFADQIRQSLFADLPQNRILTQFEEPSPKALLHRFNLAQVQGVFYRATHVRLNVHRNDPGEYKYLFRFLKLFGLMTYIEGDPEHGFTLTIDGPTSLFQVHAQYGLALAKLLPALLHVKRWNLMAQLKNRDPYSKAVRTGTFQLDAECGLVSHYPPGKPFDSMIEQSFAEQWSALDTEWQLEREVHLLPIPGSVMIPDFRLVHPDGRTVILEIVGYWRPEYLRKKFSQVRRVDCADLLLAVSERLNLEKAGVKLDDLPARIVWYKDKLSARAVLKALG; translated from the coding sequence ATGCTTCCCGGTGATCTGCTCATCCACACCTACCGCGGCGAGGCGATTGTGCCCCGCCGCCTTGGCCTGGAGCGCTACTACCTGCAAATGGCCGGGGAACTGATCGAAGCCTTTCGTGCTGCCCACGGTCAACCCCAGGCCGAACTCGACCGCTCGGTTGCGGAACTTGAAAGCGACCATCCCGACTACCGGGTGCGGCGCGGTCTGGTGCATCTGCTCAAGTCCCTGTGCACCTTCGAGGTGGTGAGCCCCATCGACCCGCAGTGCCTGCGCTCCCGGGTATACGCCCTGGCGGCCAAGCAGGCGCCGGGGGAGCACCACACCGCCCAATGCTTGGAGCAGATAGCCGAGATTTTGAGCGCCGAGCTAGGAAAACCGGTCTTCGCAGACCAGATCCGGCAGTCTCTCTTTGCCGACTTGCCCCAGAACCGGATTTTGACCCAATTCGAGGAACCTTCGCCCAAAGCGCTTTTACACCGCTTCAACCTTGCACAGGTGCAGGGCGTGTTCTACCGCGCCACCCACGTCCGCCTCAACGTCCACCGCAACGACCCCGGCGAGTACAAGTATCTGTTTCGCTTCTTGAAACTGTTCGGCCTGATGACCTATATCGAGGGGGATCCCGAGCACGGCTTCACCCTCACCATCGACGGCCCCACGAGTCTCTTCCAGGTGCACGCCCAGTACGGCCTGGCGCTCGCCAAGCTGCTGCCGGCGTTGCTGCACGTCAAGCGCTGGAATCTGATGGCCCAACTCAAAAACCGCGACCCGTACTCCAAGGCCGTGCGCACCGGCACCTTTCAACTGGACGCCGAGTGCGGTCTAGTGAGCCATTACCCGCCCGGCAAACCCTTCGACAGCATGATCGAGCAATCGTTTGCCGAGCAGTGGAGCGCCCTCGATACCGAATGGCAACTGGAGCGCGAGGTACACCTGCTGCCCATCCCCGGTAGCGTGATGATCCCTGACTTTCGGCTCGTTCATCCCGACGGCCGCACGGTCATCCTTGAAATCGTCGGTTACTGGCGGCCGGAGTATCTGCGCAAAAAATTCTCCCAGGTGCGCCGGGTCGATTGTGCCGATCTGCTTTTGGCGGTCTCTGAGCGGCTCAACCTCGAAAAAGCCGGGGTGAAACTTGACGATCTGCCTGCCAGAATTGTCTGGTATAAGGACAAACTCTCAGCCCGGGCGGTGCTGAAGGCGCTCGGCTAG
- a CDS encoding M28 family metallopeptidase: MLRRSLVLSLSLVVSLIVPFTPISAQTQPMLGFDAAGTERERKLEAQFDSLIDKNNLQNWTRRLAARPHHVGSPVQKEHAEFLVAQYRSWGYQAEIERFDVLFPVPVTRSLELVAPMKFKAKLAEPPLKEDAGTAQAGQLPVYNAYSADGDVTGELVYVNFGVPKDYEELEKRGIDVKGKVVIARYGGSWRGIKPKVAAERGAIGCIIYSDPKEDGYFQGETYPKGPWRNEYGAQRGSVADMPTHPGDPLTPGSGSVPGTKRLARKDAATIVKIPVLPISYADALPLLKAMGGPLAPPEWRGALPVPYRLGAGPAKVRLKLAFDWQQVPAYNVIARLPGAELPDEWIIRGNHYDAWVLGAHDPISGTVALMEEARAIAALTKSGWKPKRTIVYAHWDGEEPGLLGSTEWVETHADELRKKAAIYINTDSNGRGFLEMGGSHTLERYFNEVTRDVIDPQKQIPVKERVRAGRIVGGSGEARREARERPDLRLAALGSGSDFTPFLQHLGIASLNLGYGGEGRGGSYHSSYDSVAYFERFIDPGYRYGTTLAQTTGRLVLRAANAEVLPFDFVAFADTLEKYLKEVTALEGELREASLEKNRQIEEKTLEAAYDPTQPYVPPKADAPVPAMDFAALKTAAAALRASSERYRTALDSLAARPLPPAAQKEAGAALIATERTMLRVEGLPRRPWFRHQIYAPGLYTGYGVKTLPGVREAMEERQWSEAHEQSAILAAILERVAGQIDKATGILRPSQTTSAAR; the protein is encoded by the coding sequence ATGCTTCGTCGCTCGCTCGTCCTTTCGCTGAGTCTGGTTGTTTCGTTGATCGTTCCCTTTACCCCCATCTCTGCCCAGACCCAACCCATGCTCGGTTTCGACGCGGCGGGCACCGAGCGCGAGCGCAAGCTCGAAGCCCAGTTCGACAGCCTCATCGACAAAAACAACCTTCAGAACTGGACCAGGAGGCTCGCGGCCAGACCTCATCACGTCGGCTCCCCAGTTCAAAAAGAACACGCCGAATTTCTGGTGGCCCAGTACCGCAGTTGGGGCTATCAGGCGGAGATCGAACGCTTCGATGTGCTCTTTCCAGTGCCTGTGACCCGCTCGCTCGAACTGGTGGCCCCGATGAAGTTCAAAGCCAAGCTTGCCGAACCGCCCCTTAAGGAGGACGCTGGTACGGCCCAGGCCGGGCAGTTGCCCGTCTACAACGCCTACTCCGCCGACGGCGATGTGACGGGCGAACTGGTTTACGTCAATTTTGGCGTGCCTAAGGACTACGAAGAACTGGAGAAGCGCGGCATCGACGTCAAAGGCAAAGTCGTCATCGCCCGCTACGGCGGCTCCTGGCGCGGGATCAAGCCGAAGGTGGCGGCCGAGCGCGGGGCAATCGGCTGCATCATCTACTCGGATCCTAAAGAGGACGGTTACTTCCAGGGTGAGACCTACCCCAAAGGCCCCTGGCGCAACGAATACGGCGCCCAGCGCGGCTCGGTGGCCGACATGCCCACCCACCCCGGCGACCCGCTCACCCCAGGCTCAGGCTCCGTGCCGGGCACCAAGCGCCTGGCACGCAAAGACGCCGCCACGATCGTCAAAATTCCGGTACTGCCCATTTCCTATGCCGATGCCCTGCCCTTACTCAAAGCGATGGGAGGGCCGCTCGCTCCCCCTGAGTGGCGCGGGGCACTGCCGGTGCCCTACCGGCTTGGAGCGGGACCGGCGAAGGTGCGCTTGAAGCTGGCTTTTGACTGGCAACAGGTGCCCGCCTACAACGTCATCGCCAGACTGCCGGGGGCAGAGCTTCCCGACGAGTGGATCATCCGCGGCAACCACTACGACGCCTGGGTACTCGGCGCCCACGATCCGATTAGCGGCACGGTGGCGCTTATGGAAGAAGCGCGGGCGATTGCAGCACTCACCAAAAGCGGTTGGAAGCCGAAGCGCACGATCGTGTACGCCCACTGGGACGGCGAGGAGCCGGGACTTTTGGGTTCTACCGAGTGGGTGGAAACCCACGCGGACGAACTGCGCAAAAAAGCGGCAATCTACATCAACACCGATTCCAACGGCCGGGGCTTTCTGGAGATGGGCGGCTCCCACACCCTGGAGCGCTACTTCAACGAGGTGACCCGCGATGTGATCGACCCTCAAAAGCAGATCCCCGTCAAGGAGCGGGTGCGGGCGGGGCGGATCGTAGGCGGCAGCGGTGAAGCGAGGCGCGAGGCGCGCGAGCGGCCGGATCTGAGGCTCGCGGCGCTTGGATCGGGATCCGACTTCACGCCTTTTTTGCAGCACCTGGGAATCGCCAGCCTCAACTTGGGCTACGGCGGCGAAGGCCGGGGCGGGTCGTACCACTCGAGCTACGACTCGGTGGCGTACTTCGAACGCTTTATCGACCCCGGCTACCGCTACGGCACCACCCTCGCCCAGACCACCGGCAGGCTCGTGCTGCGCGCCGCGAACGCCGAGGTGCTGCCCTTCGATTTTGTCGCCTTCGCCGACACGCTTGAAAAATACCTCAAAGAAGTGACCGCCCTCGAAGGTGAATTGCGCGAGGCCAGCCTCGAAAAGAATCGCCAGATCGAAGAGAAGACCCTCGAAGCGGCCTACGATCCGACCCAGCCCTACGTGCCGCCCAAGGCCGACGCGCCCGTTCCGGCCATGGATTTTGCCGCCCTCAAGACAGCCGCCGCCGCTTTGAGAGCCAGTTCTGAGCGCTATCGCACCGCCCTGGACAGCCTTGCCGCGCGGCCCCTGCCCCCCGCCGCCCAAAAAGAAGCGGGGGCAGCCCTGATCGCCACCGAACGGACGATGCTGCGTGTTGAGGGATTGCCCCGCAGGCCCTGGTTCCGTCACCAGATCTACGCGCCGGGGCTGTACACCGGCTACGGTGTCAAGACGCTGCCGGGGGTGCGCGAGGCGATGGAGGAGCGCCAGTGGAGCGAAGCGCACGAACAGTCCGCCATCCTTGCTGCCATCCTGGAGCGGGTAGCAGGTCAGATAGATAAGGCCACC
- a CDS encoding Uma2 family endonuclease, with translation MQSVDLSDEQYFQLCQANRDLRFERSAKGELIIMPPAGSNSSHRNIKLSQQLANWSDTNGLGIEFDSSGGFKLPNGADRSPDASWVRRERWEALTPEEQDRFAPVCPDFVAELRFKTDSLKELRLKMQEYIDNGALLGWLLDPQTRKVEIYRPGLPVEVLDNPERLSGEPVLPGFVLNLAAIWA, from the coding sequence ATGCAATCTGTGGATTTGAGCGATGAGCAGTATTTCCAGCTTTGTCAGGCGAACCGCGACCTTCGTTTTGAGCGTTCTGCCAAGGGAGAGCTGATTATCATGCCTCCGGCTGGCAGCAACTCTTCACACCGCAACATCAAGCTTTCCCAGCAATTGGCCAACTGGTCGGACACCAATGGGCTGGGCATCGAATTTGATTCTTCCGGCGGCTTCAAGCTGCCCAACGGCGCCGACCGCTCCCCCGATGCCTCCTGGGTGCGACGGGAGCGCTGGGAGGCGCTCACCCCCGAGGAGCAGGACCGCTTCGCGCCCGTGTGCCCGGACTTTGTCGCGGAGTTGCGCTTCAAGACCGACTCGCTGAAGGAACTGCGGCTCAAGATGCAGGAATACATCGACAACGGCGCTCTGCTGGGCTGGCTCCTCGACCCCCAGACGCGCAAGGTCGAGATCTACCGGCCTGGCCTGCCCGTCGAAGTTCTGGACAATCCCGAACGACTGTCCGGCGAGCCGGTTCTACCGGGGTTCGTGCTGAATCTGGCTGCGATCTGGGCTTGA